In Thermanaerovibrio velox DSM 12556, the genomic stretch GAGCTGGGTCCTTGAGGCGGGCCGGGACAGGGGGCTTGTGATCCTGGAGGACGACACCTACGGAGAGCTGCGCTACGGTCCCAGGAGCGTGCCCGCCCTCAAGGCCCTGGAGCTTAGTGGGGACGTTCTCTACCTGGGATCCTTTTCCCAGGGGTTGTTCCTGGAGGTTAAGCTTGGCTACCTGCTGTGTCCCCAGGGCATGATGGAGCCCCTCTTAAGGGCTAAGGAGATGTTCTTCGGGGCCACCAACCTCTTCTCCCAGCTCGTGGCGCTGCGACTTTTCGATGACGGGGCGGTGCCGCGCATACTGGATAGGAACCGTTGCATCGTAAGGCAGCGCATGGAGGTCCTGTGCCGCGTTCTTGGGATCCCGATGCCCGAGGGTGGCGTTTTCGCATGGCTCGACGTTCCCTTGGGAGGTGACGAGTTCGCCCGGCGGCTTAGGGGTCTAGGGGTGGAGGTGGTGCCCGGGGGCCGTTTCTCCCCGGTGGGTGAGGACGTGCGGGCGGTCAGGATCTCCGTGGCTTCCGCCTCATCATCGGGCGTGCGCCGGGCCGCCAGGATTATAAGGGGGCTTGCGGATGAGCTGTCTTCGGGGGAGGAACGGTAAGGGGCCATCACCTCTCGAGGAGGTCTTGAGGGCCCGGGAGGAGAGGACAGATCTCCGGAGGGCCCTGGGCTTGGAGCTGCTCGATCCCCGCCGTTACCTGGCGGGGCCCTTGGCCTTGGTTCAAGGGGGCCTCAACGTCCCCGGGTGGCCAAAGGGGCTTAAAGGTGGGATGGAGCGACTTGAGGAGGCCCTTTCCCTGGCCCTTGAGGGGCTTAGGTGGCAGAGGCTGGCGATCCGCCAGGACCCCTTGGGTCCCTTCCTCTTGGCGGCGGTGGAGCGGGACCCCATGGAGGTTAAGGGCCGGTGTGTGGCGGCGGAGGAGGGTCTTCCCTGGGGGAGGCTCGTGGACCTGGACGTTTTCTTCCCCCTGGATCTTTCAAGGCCCATAAAGAGGCATGCCCTGGGATCCCCGGAGCGCCGGTGCCTCATGTGCCGCAGGCCCGCCAAGGAGTGTGCCCAGGCTGCCCGTCACCACCCGGAGGCTTTACGACGAAGGGCCTTGCTGCTTTGGGGTTTCCCCGAACACTTCCTTCAGGTATTCCCTCCAGAGCTTGAGGGCCAAAAGGGCACACCCGGTGCCCCCCGCGAGGCCTAGAACCACGTAGGTAACGCTGCCTCGGCCAAGCAGGAAACCCCCAAGGCCCCCCAGGGCGTATCCGTAGGCTGCGACGCTGGAGATTGAGAGGACTAGCACCAGAAGCCGCTTGTTCATCCCCGCACCCCTTCCGAGGCCAGCTCCCCTATGATGTCCGCCGCCCTTTGGAGCTCCTCTGGGGAACACCAGGAGAAGGAGAGCCTGAGGAACCGGTCCTTGGCCTCCGGAACGTGGGGCCAGAAGGCCCTTTCCGGCACCGTGGCAACCCCCCTGTGGGTTACCAGTTCCATGGCCATGGCGGAGGGCTGGTCCACGAACAGGTTGATGAAGCACCCCCCGGAGGGTACCCGGACGTTGAGTTTCCATCTTGCGAGCCCCTCTTTTAAGGCGTCCCGCCGGACCTTGAGGAAACGGCGCACCCGCTGGAGCTGTTCCGCCATCAGCCCCTGCTTGAGGAACTCCAACACCAGCAGGGAGTCCGCGGCGGGCATGGAGATCATGGTCATCTCCTGCAGCCTTGCCAGGGACTCCACCATGGCGGGATGTCCCAGTATCCATCCAAGCCTAAGCCCCGGCGCCAATACCTTGGAGAAGGATCCCAGGTACAGCACCAGCCCCGACTGGAAGCCCACCAGGGGGATGGAGGCCCCGTGGTCCCTCGGGCCGTCCAGGTTGAGGAGCCTGTAGGGGTCGTCTGCCACGATGAGGAAGCGGTAGCGGTCCGCCATCTTGAGGAGCCGTGCCTGCCTTTCGGGGCTCATGGAACACCCGGAGGGGTTTTGGTGATTTAAGATGGTGTATACTAATTTGGGGATGTCTCCCCGGGTGCACCGTTCCTCCAGGACGTCCAGGTCCATGCCGTCCTGGTCCACCGGTATCGGCATGAGGCGGGCTTTATGGCGGATGAGGGTGCACCAGGTGTCCGGGTAGCATGGGGCGTCTAACGCCACCGGGTCATTGGGTTTTACGGTGCCCTGGCAGATTAGGTCGAAGGCGTACTGGGAGCCCAATGTCAGCATGAGGTGTTCCTCTCCGGCCTCTTCCGGGGCGCAGCCCTCGGTCTTCTGCCAGTGGAGCACCGCCTCCCTCAGGGCCCCAAGACCTCGGTTGCTCCCGTACAGCAGCCCCTTG encodes the following:
- a CDS encoding PLP-dependent aminotransferase family protein is translated as MLHPAEELASQFPLHPSPLVKYIRLGLANGALPLTSGQPYLDAMDVEAMAECAMKGILSHPKGLLYGSNRGLGALREAVLHWQKTEGCAPEEAGEEHLMLTLGSQYAFDLICQGTVKPNDPVALDAPCYPDTWCTLIRHKARLMPIPVDQDGMDLDVLEERCTRGDIPKLVYTILNHQNPSGCSMSPERQARLLKMADRYRFLIVADDPYRLLNLDGPRDHGASIPLVGFQSGLVLYLGSFSKVLAPGLRLGWILGHPAMVESLARLQEMTMISMPAADSLLVLEFLKQGLMAEQLQRVRRFLKVRRDALKEGLARWKLNVRVPSGGCFINLFVDQPSAMAMELVTHRGVATVPERAFWPHVPEAKDRFLRLSFSWCSPEELQRAADIIGELASEGVRG
- a CDS encoding citrate lyase holo-[acyl-carrier protein] synthase — its product is MSCLRGRNGKGPSPLEEVLRAREERTDLRRALGLELLDPRRYLAGPLALVQGGLNVPGWPKGLKGGMERLEEALSLALEGLRWQRLAIRQDPLGPFLLAAVERDPMEVKGRCVAAEEGLPWGRLVDLDVFFPLDLSRPIKRHALGSPERRCLMCRRPAKECAQAARHHPEALRRRALLLWGFPEHFLQVFPPELEGQKGTPGAPREA